The following are encoded together in the Mustela nigripes isolate SB6536 chromosome 11, MUSNIG.SB6536, whole genome shotgun sequence genome:
- the FAHD1 gene encoding acylpyruvase FAHD1, mitochondrial, which produces MAAPRPLSRFWEWGKNIVCVGRNYADHAKEMQSALPSEPLLFLKPSTAYVPDGSAILMPPYSSNLHHELELGVVMGRRSRAVPEAAAMDYVAGYALCLDMTARDVQDECKKKGLPWTLAKSFTASCPVSAFVPKERIPDPHNLKLWLRVNGELRQEGETASMIFSIPYIISYVSKIMTLEEGDIILTGTPKGVGPVKENDEIQAGIHGVVSMRFKVEKPEY; this is translated from the coding sequence ATGGCGGCGCCCAGGCCGCTGTCCCGCTtctgggagtgggggaagaaCATCGTGTGCGTGGGCAGGAACTACGCGGACCACGCCAAGGAGATGCAGAGCGCCTTGCCGAGCGAGCCGCTGCTCTTCCTCAAGCCGTCCACTGCCTACGTGCCCGACGGCTCGGCCATTCTCATGCCGCCCTACAGCAGCAACCTGCACCACGAGCTCGAGCTGGGCGTCGTGATGGGCAGGCGCAGCCGCGCCGTCCCCGAGGCCGCGGCCATGGACTACGTGGCCGGCTATGCCCTGTGTCTGGACATGACCGCCAGAGACGTGCAGGACGAGTGCAAGAAGAAGGGCTTGCCCTGGACGCTGGCCAAGAGCTTCACGGCCTCCTGTCCGGTCAGCGCGTTCGTGCCCAAGGAGAGGATCCCGGACCCTCACAACCTGAAGCTCTGGCTCAGGGTCAATGGCGAACTCAGGCAGGAGGGTGAGACAGCCTCCATGATCTTTTCCATCCCCTACATCATCAGCTACGTTTCTAAGATAATGACCTTGGAAGAAGGAGATATTATCTTGACCGGGACCCCGAAGGGAGTCGGACCCGTGAAAGAAAACGATGAGATCCAGGCTGGCATACACGGGGTCGTTAGTATGAGATTTAAGGTGGAAAAGCCAGAGTACTGA